In one Thermodesulfobium acidiphilum genomic region, the following are encoded:
- the folE gene encoding GTP cyclohydrolase I FolE, with protein sequence MLDQEKIKKAVYDILIAIGEDPNREGLKDTPERIARMYEEIFSGINEDPLSVLNVEYHENTDEMVLIKDIPFYSICEHHLIPFIGRAHVAYLPKDGRVVGLSKIARVVDILSKKPQLQERLTSDIAKTIMKGLNPLGVAVVVEAEHLCMSMRGIKKPGHTTVTSALRGAFKASSSTRSEVLSLIFGRLI encoded by the coding sequence ATTTTGGATCAGGAAAAAATAAAAAAAGCAGTTTACGATATATTGATAGCAATTGGGGAGGATCCAAACAGAGAAGGGTTGAAGGACACGCCTGAGAGAATAGCAAGGATGTATGAGGAAATATTTTCAGGTATAAACGAAGACCCACTTTCAGTGCTCAACGTTGAATATCACGAAAATACTGATGAAATGGTATTAATAAAAGATATACCATTTTATTCAATATGTGAACACCATCTTATTCCTTTTATTGGCAGGGCTCACGTCGCCTATCTTCCAAAAGACGGCAGGGTTGTAGGGCTTTCTAAAATTGCAAGAGTTGTAGATATACTATCAAAAAAGCCTCAACTTCAAGAAAGGTTAACATCAGACATTGCCAAAACAATAATGAAAGGGCTTAACCCTTTAGGAGTAGCAGTCGTAGTAGAAGCCGAACATCTTTGCATGAGCATGAGAGGAATAAAAAAACCAGGACACACTACTGTTACTTCTGCTTTAAGAGGCGCATTTAAGGCCTCTTCTTCAACGAGATCTGAAGTGCTTAGCCTGATCTTCGGGAGACTTATATGA
- the folP gene encoding dihydropteroate synthase: protein MIFKARNKSFDLKKTIIFGILNVTPDSFYDGGRWFNPDNAIKRAFEMIEEGADIIDLGGESTRPFTDPTPLDVELERILPVLKELVKNNISVSVDTYKPEVAKIALEEGAIVINDVFGLRSKGMLEIISTFNPKPGIIIMHMKKNPKEMQVNPEYNNIFSEISEFLHTQAKKAIKAGFTKENILLDVGLGFGKSFEDNLKLCSNYERFLEDNFLHIIGPSRKSFTGLVSNGVPTEDRLPATISLSSICVYKGVHALRVHDVKEIRLACDMAEEMRKISI, encoded by the coding sequence ATGATATTTAAAGCACGTAACAAAAGTTTTGATTTGAAAAAAACTATTATCTTTGGGATTTTAAACGTAACACCTGATTCATTTTATGACGGCGGCAGGTGGTTTAACCCTGATAATGCAATAAAAAGAGCCTTCGAAATGATTGAAGAAGGTGCAGATATAATTGATTTAGGCGGAGAATCTACAAGACCTTTTACAGATCCTACACCGTTAGATGTAGAATTAGAGAGAATCCTGCCCGTTTTAAAAGAACTGGTCAAAAATAATATAAGCGTTTCGGTTGACACTTACAAACCAGAAGTAGCGAAAATTGCTCTAGAAGAAGGTGCTATTGTAATCAATGATGTCTTTGGTCTCAGATCTAAAGGTATGCTAGAGATAATTTCTACATTTAATCCTAAGCCTGGCATAATCATAATGCACATGAAAAAAAACCCTAAAGAGATGCAGGTTAATCCTGAGTATAACAATATCTTTAGCGAAATCTCAGAATTTTTACACACTCAAGCAAAAAAGGCTATAAAAGCTGGTTTTACAAAAGAGAACATACTTTTAGATGTTGGCCTTGGCTTTGGAAAAAGTTTTGAGGATAATTTAAAACTATGTTCAAATTACGAAAGGTTTTTAGAAGACAATTTTCTCCACATCATAGGTCCTTCCAGAAAAAGTTTTACGGGACTTGTTTCAAATGGCGTTCCTACTGAGGATAGACTACCAGCAACTATTAGCTTATCTAGTATATGTGTTTACAAAGGGGTACATGCACTTAGAGTTCACGATGTAAAGGAAATAAGACTTGCTTGTGATATGGCTGAAGAAATGAGAAAAATATCTATTTAA
- the folK gene encoding 2-amino-4-hydroxy-6-hydroxymethyldihydropteridine diphosphokinase encodes MPFAYLSLGSNIGYRKEYFKKAIKFLRKSCCEVVTISHTYTTDPLEITNQPYFTNCLIIVKTKLSPMSLLYLCKHIEKEIGRFKTFRYGPRVIDIDILSYNYCMGNTDMIKTLNFSYSIVSKELTIPHPKNVERGYINVLFNDVLGNPYKKLQGVNRGDKIGHRASRS; translated from the coding sequence ATGCCATTTGCCTATTTATCTCTTGGATCGAATATTGGGTATAGAAAGGAGTATTTTAAGAAAGCAATAAAGTTTTTAAGAAAAAGCTGTTGTGAGGTTGTAACCATTTCACACACATACACTACAGATCCTCTAGAAATTACCAATCAACCATACTTTACAAACTGTTTAATAATAGTTAAAACAAAGCTGTCACCTATGTCACTCCTTTATTTGTGCAAACATATAGAAAAGGAAATAGGCAGGTTTAAGACATTCAGATATGGTCCGAGAGTTATTGACATTGATATATTAAGTTATAATTATTGTATGGGAAATACTGATATGATAAAAACATTAAATTTTTCTTATAGCATAGTGAGCAAAGAGTTGACCATTCCACACCCAAAGAATGTGGAAAGGGGTTATATTAATGTTTTATTTAATGATGTTCTAGGAAATCCTTATAAGAAATTACAAGGAGTAAATAGAGGGGATAAAATTGGCCACAGAGCTAGTAGAAGTTAA
- a CDS encoding bifunctional nuclease family protein, whose protein sequence is MATELVEVKVLGVTIDPTNNQTVVILKEIDSDRVLPIWVGPFEAGAIAMAIEGIKPPRPIAYDLMSDILQIFDLNVVKVIIESLKDGVFYAQIVISQNDREEYLDCRPSDSIAIAVRLLAPIYVKRDLFESSSVSFIKKEINDEEEETKKFKDFIKNLKPSDFKWH, encoded by the coding sequence TTGGCCACAGAGCTAGTAGAAGTTAAAGTTTTGGGTGTAACAATTGATCCTACCAATAATCAAACTGTTGTAATATTAAAAGAAATTGACTCAGACAGGGTTTTGCCAATTTGGGTAGGACCGTTTGAAGCCGGAGCAATTGCTATGGCGATAGAAGGGATAAAACCACCAAGACCCATAGCTTACGATCTTATGAGCGATATCTTACAAATATTTGATTTAAACGTAGTAAAGGTAATTATAGAATCTTTAAAAGATGGTGTCTTTTATGCTCAGATAGTAATTTCTCAAAATGACAGGGAAGAATATTTAGATTGTAGACCATCAGATTCTATTGCAATTGCAGTGAGACTGCTTGCCCCCATATACGTCAAAAGAGACCTTTTTGAATCTTCATCAGTAAGCTTTATAAAGAAAGAAATAAATGACGAGGAGGAAGAAACAAAAAAATTTAAAGATTTCATAAAAAATCTAAAACCTTCCGATTTCAAATGGCATTAA
- a CDS encoding translocation/assembly module TamB domain-containing protein, with protein sequence MNTDNIKRTFIYPTISSNLPEGTNFQSADIGLNKIIIHNVNINDDFKAKKVYISFSISLMPFKIVPTEVKIYDASLNVIFTKDKGFSLPEDVLKALTPKEGTPPANFILDFYNSTLVIKNSSIILPINAIGFVENNSLNLKTVSNSNYGDINCTVKIDPDKKEFIFDAHNVEAKELLQFINLDKRVTIKSGKISAKGSFILEKDIPLTNIYISSENLTTEANNHVFAGPINLYINYPNLNLNYFSKESDFGPIKISLIYNLESDGTAQIFLPEYPLKELDCTVSAYLYTNSINSPYFYGRFNANNMSFNNIELKDVSGEINTDGYSSHGTLEATLYDYPISGGYAISGDKFAFVGNYRNINFTLHKINNLAQVQGDFLFNYRQIPFNSIINLSKNPIDFSGTIGSGNLSGSIVKNTLLSKVELNLKDFLDIESGHAKLNINYSSNTGLNSKVNFAMLTRYGAYLKGIGSVSARNLSNMEFDFSLFSGTNEANIKGNQNKFIASGKDISIDALYQLSPFTFEEGRLIKKPNLNFLYNIGTIRGFPRPPSNKILYQVYSIDLNNGTTILSPESYLSFYQSIIKSIKPYQPPVYLKGTTSFEISYDNGNWKGETSIKNFYSNFYSFSKAKVRFHGNNNEFFIDYADIYKDSGELSFSGFITPVLNISGRTKNYPIEFEGFNLLADSTFNFYHSESSTKGAINLNSNNISYNGKSGGKLSMDVSLNYPFLKVNNLSLEHDGHTATLKGTLPMNKKALKSNETTDLKLSISNSSIALLSFLLPKNMSIKSSEGSIDLKVSGSFDSPTLSGNANIPNMTILVNNQEIKLKDFNAKLTGDEINLAGYLIENGGIASLEGHINGTSKNLDITILGKNFNANFGKTYNGLADFYLNLGGSIFDPVLKGNINLIKGHMGFPNNSASVLPNIKLNLNINIGRDVDLRNDFYTLYPSGSVKVEGTLNNPIIFADLNINSGRISVFDQPFQITRGNIKYTPLAHTVNILAQSSISEYKVYLTVSGQLENPKLSFSSVPELSESQIIALIGTGKNPVTYASTVAAMSPITAVSQAQGILFEPIKQALGLSRLSFGMSVDGKPEITVSKSWNKKISTSVTYTLGTKPQATYQADLQLSKATSLVIRNSITDNISFNRGTFVGLYYRFRF encoded by the coding sequence TTGAACACTGATAATATAAAGAGGACTTTTATATATCCTACTATAAGTTCAAATTTACCAGAAGGAACAAACTTCCAATCAGCCGACATCGGTTTAAACAAAATTATAATTCATAACGTAAATATTAACGATGACTTTAAAGCAAAAAAGGTTTATATAAGTTTTTCTATTTCACTGATGCCTTTTAAAATAGTCCCAACTGAAGTTAAAATATACGATGCTTCATTGAATGTAATATTTACTAAAGATAAAGGTTTTTCTTTACCTGAGGATGTTTTAAAAGCACTTACCCCAAAGGAGGGGACTCCACCTGCTAATTTTATATTAGATTTTTATAACTCTACATTGGTTATTAAAAACAGCTCGATAATACTTCCTATAAATGCAATTGGTTTTGTTGAAAATAATTCATTAAATCTTAAAACAGTTTCAAATTCAAATTATGGGGATATAAATTGTACAGTAAAAATTGATCCTGATAAAAAAGAATTCATATTCGATGCTCACAACGTAGAAGCTAAAGAACTGTTACAGTTTATTAACCTTGATAAAAGAGTAACAATAAAATCGGGTAAAATTTCAGCAAAGGGTAGCTTTATATTAGAAAAAGATATCCCATTGACAAACATCTACATCTCTTCAGAAAACTTAACAACAGAAGCAAACAATCATGTTTTTGCTGGTCCTATTAATCTATATATCAACTATCCTAATTTAAATTTAAATTATTTTTCAAAGGAATCTGATTTTGGACCAATAAAAATAAGCCTCATATACAATTTAGAATCTGATGGCACTGCTCAAATATTTTTGCCTGAATACCCTTTAAAAGAGCTTGACTGTACTGTAAGCGCCTACTTATATACAAATAGCATTAACTCACCATATTTTTATGGTAGGTTTAATGCTAATAATATGTCATTTAATAATATTGAGTTAAAGGATGTAAGTGGTGAAATCAACACAGACGGATATTCTTCGCATGGCACACTGGAGGCCACACTCTATGATTATCCAATATCCGGAGGATATGCCATTAGTGGCGACAAATTCGCATTTGTAGGTAATTATAGAAATATTAACTTTACCCTTCACAAAATAAACAACCTGGCACAAGTCCAGGGCGATTTTTTATTCAATTATAGGCAGATTCCTTTTAACTCGATTATTAACTTATCAAAAAATCCTATAGACTTTTCAGGAACAATAGGATCGGGAAATCTTTCAGGAAGTATTGTAAAAAACACACTTTTATCAAAGGTAGAGTTAAATCTTAAAGACTTTCTTGACATAGAAAGCGGCCATGCAAAACTCAATATAAATTATTCTTCAAACACTGGTTTAAATTCAAAGGTTAACTTTGCAATGCTAACAAGATATGGGGCTTACTTGAAGGGAATAGGATCTGTTTCAGCCAGAAATCTTAGCAACATGGAATTCGACTTTTCTTTATTTTCTGGCACAAATGAAGCCAATATAAAAGGCAATCAGAATAAATTTATCGCAAGTGGTAAGGATATTTCTATTGACGCATTATATCAACTATCTCCTTTTACATTTGAAGAGGGAAGGTTAATTAAAAAACCAAATTTAAATTTTTTATACAACATTGGAACAATAAGAGGCTTTCCACGACCCCCCTCAAACAAAATCCTGTATCAGGTATATTCAATAGATTTAAACAATGGTACTACAATACTCTCGCCTGAATCATATCTCTCATTTTATCAAAGTATTATAAAAAGCATAAAACCCTATCAACCACCTGTTTATCTAAAAGGCACTACATCATTTGAGATAAGTTACGACAATGGAAATTGGAAGGGAGAAACAAGTATAAAAAATTTTTATTCAAATTTTTATTCATTTTCCAAAGCAAAAGTAAGATTTCATGGCAATAACAATGAATTTTTTATTGACTATGCTGATATCTACAAGGACTCTGGAGAATTAAGTTTTTCAGGCTTTATAACTCCTGTTTTAAATATTAGTGGAAGAACAAAGAATTATCCGATAGAATTTGAAGGTTTTAATTTACTAGCCGACTCTACATTTAATTTCTATCATTCAGAATCGTCAACTAAAGGTGCAATAAATCTTAATTCTAATAACATCTCTTACAACGGGAAAAGTGGCGGAAAACTATCTATGGATGTTTCTTTAAATTATCCTTTTCTAAAAGTAAACAATCTCTCACTTGAACACGATGGGCACACAGCAACTCTTAAAGGTACGCTCCCCATGAACAAAAAAGCACTCAAAAGTAATGAGACCACTGACTTAAAGCTTTCAATATCAAATTCAAGCATTGCCTTGCTTTCCTTTTTGTTGCCAAAAAATATGTCTATAAAATCAAGTGAAGGAAGTATAGATCTTAAGGTATCTGGCAGTTTTGATTCACCAACTCTTAGTGGGAACGCCAACATACCTAATATGACAATACTTGTAAACAATCAAGAGATTAAATTAAAAGATTTCAATGCAAAGCTTACTGGCGATGAAATAAATCTAGCAGGATATCTTATTGAAAACGGTGGCATTGCAAGTTTAGAGGGTCATATAAACGGCACATCAAAAAATCTTGATATAACTATTTTAGGGAAGAACTTTAATGCAAATTTTGGAAAAACTTATAATGGTTTAGCAGATTTTTATTTAAATCTAGGTGGAAGTATTTTTGACCCGGTCTTAAAAGGTAATATTAATTTAATAAAGGGCCATATGGGTTTTCCAAACAACAGTGCCTCTGTTTTACCAAATATTAAATTGAATCTTAACATAAATATTGGACGAGATGTTGATCTTCGAAATGATTTTTATACCCTATATCCTTCTGGAAGTGTCAAAGTAGAAGGTACTTTAAACAACCCGATTATATTCGCAGATCTAAACATCAATTCAGGGAGAATTTCTGTTTTTGATCAACCATTCCAAATTACAAGAGGTAATATTAAATATACGCCTCTTGCTCACACTGTAAATATTTTGGCCCAAAGCAGCATATCAGAATACAAGGTATATCTTACGGTAAGCGGACAATTAGAGAATCCAAAGCTTTCCTTCTCGTCAGTTCCAGAATTAAGCGAATCCCAGATAATAGCATTAATTGGTACCGGCAAAAACCCGGTTACTTATGCCTCAACTGTAGCAGCAATGTCGCCAATAACCGCCGTATCACAAGCTCAGGGAATATTATTTGAACCTATAAAACAGGCATTAGGATTATCCCGATTATCCTTTGGGATGTCTGTTGATGGCAAACCAGAAATCACAGTTTCAAAATCCTGGAATAAAAAAATTTCAACCTCTGTTACCTACACGCTTGGGACAAAACCTCAGGCCACCTATCAAGCTGATCTACAACTCTCAAAAGCTACATCCCTTGTTATAAGGAATTCGATAACAGACAACATATCGTTCAATAGAGGCACCTTTGTGGGTTTATATTACAGATTTAGATTTTAA
- a CDS encoding ABC1 kinase family protein, with translation MLLLKIGRNYRELKRYLTIFSILIRYGFEDVLDKVEERLRFKLFIFWQKGAAKKEKAGIERLSTPERVRLALEELGPTFIKFGQILSCRPDLLPHQFIEELSKLQDNVPPFSFVKVREVIENQFKRPLEEMFTSFDEVPIAAGSLAQVHKAVTNSKEEVAVKVQRPGIEKIIEADIKILYDFAFLLKKHFPEIGYYEPDRIVDEFAKTIRKELDFIREGRNIERFRKCFKNDQTIYFPKVYWDLSAPKVLTMEYIKGYKLSEIDSFPDLNVDKKCVALNGAHFILREIFECHFFHADPHPGNIFLLNNNVMAFVDFGMVGILDDTIVDWLINILKAILDKDVDLLIKAILNLNMAPAPKDIINFRIDLFDFLERYYEVPLKDLKVGTLIEEFLDIIRKYKIRFPTYLVLMLRTLVIHEGIGRVLYPEFNMIEYLKSHIKNLILKNINLSRISKEFSFILEDTASLFKELPSNLREIFLKLKDDNITINLDHRGLESLINHMDKVGNRLSLAIIIASLVIGSSMLFQFQTTLKIFGYPLPGVLGFVLVFLLGLKLLVETLKSSNL, from the coding sequence GTGTTACTACTAAAAATAGGAAGAAATTATAGGGAACTAAAACGATATTTAACGATATTTTCAATTTTAATTCGCTATGGCTTCGAGGATGTTCTTGATAAAGTTGAAGAACGTCTAAGATTTAAGCTTTTTATTTTCTGGCAAAAGGGAGCTGCCAAAAAGGAAAAAGCAGGTATAGAGCGTCTTTCTACACCAGAAAGAGTGCGCCTAGCTTTAGAGGAACTAGGGCCTACTTTTATAAAATTTGGTCAAATATTAAGCTGTAGACCGGACCTTCTCCCTCATCAATTTATAGAGGAATTAAGCAAATTACAAGATAATGTTCCCCCATTTTCTTTTGTAAAGGTTAGAGAAGTCATAGAAAATCAGTTTAAAAGGCCCCTTGAAGAAATGTTCACTTCTTTTGATGAAGTACCCATAGCTGCAGGTTCTTTGGCCCAGGTGCACAAAGCCGTAACTAACAGTAAAGAGGAAGTGGCCGTTAAAGTTCAAAGACCAGGGATAGAAAAGATTATTGAAGCAGATATCAAAATTTTATATGACTTTGCTTTTTTATTAAAAAAACACTTTCCAGAAATCGGTTATTATGAACCTGATAGAATTGTCGATGAATTTGCTAAAACAATTCGTAAAGAATTAGATTTTATTAGAGAAGGACGCAATATTGAGCGATTTAGGAAGTGTTTTAAAAACGATCAAACAATTTATTTTCCGAAAGTTTACTGGGATTTGTCTGCACCAAAGGTTTTGACAATGGAATACATAAAAGGTTATAAACTTTCTGAAATAGATAGCTTTCCCGATTTAAATGTGGACAAAAAATGCGTTGCTCTTAACGGCGCTCATTTTATCCTTAGAGAGATTTTTGAATGCCATTTTTTTCATGCGGATCCTCATCCTGGGAATATATTCCTTCTAAATAATAATGTAATGGCTTTTGTAGATTTTGGAATGGTGGGTATTCTTGATGATACTATTGTAGATTGGCTTATCAATATTTTAAAAGCTATTTTAGATAAAGATGTAGATTTGTTAATAAAAGCTATCTTAAACCTTAATATGGCCCCAGCACCAAAAGATATAATAAACTTTAGAATTGATTTGTTTGATTTTTTAGAACGATATTATGAAGTTCCTTTGAAAGATCTTAAAGTAGGGACGTTGATTGAAGAATTTTTAGACATAATTAGAAAGTATAAAATTCGTTTTCCTACATATCTAGTATTAATGTTGAGAACTTTAGTAATTCATGAAGGAATTGGTAGAGTGCTTTATCCAGAGTTTAACATGATAGAGTATCTAAAATCTCATATTAAAAATCTCATATTAAAAAATATTAATCTTTCCAGAATTTCTAAAGAATTTTCTTTCATCCTTGAAGATACAGCCTCACTTTTCAAGGAATTACCTTCTAACTTAAGAGAAATCTTTTTAAAGCTTAAAGATGACAATATTACGATTAACTTAGATCATAGGGGATTGGAAAGTCTTATTAATCATATGGATAAAGTAGGAAACCGTCTTAGCCTTGCTATTATAATTGCATCTTTAGTGATAGGTTCATCAATGCTTTTTCAATTTCAAACTACCCTTAAAATATTTGGATATCCTTTGCCTGGAGTTTTGGGCTTTGTGTTAGTATTTTTATTGGGGTTAAAGTTACTTGTTGAAACATTAAAATCTTCGAATTTATAA
- a CDS encoding phasin family protein codes for MDLINKALLMGLGVMDITRERAEKLVDELVKRGEIAKEEKYKVVDKLLKHIDKQEKELTQKVSETVKKTISEMGLPTKDDMDKILKRLDEIEKKNS; via the coding sequence ATGGATTTAATTAACAAAGCTTTGTTGATGGGGCTTGGTGTGATGGATATTACTAGAGAAAGAGCTGAGAAATTGGTTGATGAATTGGTTAAGAGAGGTGAGATTGCAAAAGAAGAAAAGTATAAGGTAGTGGATAAACTTCTTAAACATATAGATAAGCAAGAAAAAGAGTTGACACAAAAAGTATCTGAAACAGTTAAAAAAACTATATCTGAAATGGGTTTACCTACTAAAGATGATATGGATAAAATTTTAAAGAGACTTGATGAAATAGAAAAGAAAAATTCTTAA
- a CDS encoding PaaI family thioesterase, with amino-acid sequence MLIADDWCFACGKANPLGLRLEISQDEESVLTTFQFQKSHQGWNNIVHGGIISTILDELSTWAAVRLGYKVVTAQLTVKFKKPIYIGTNVMVSARVTEDKGRLIYAQSQIESIDKTILYATGLATLSIIR; translated from the coding sequence ATGCTAATAGCAGATGACTGGTGTTTTGCTTGTGGAAAAGCTAACCCACTAGGGCTTCGTCTTGAAATATCTCAAGACGAGGAAAGCGTGCTCACAACCTTTCAATTTCAAAAAAGCCATCAAGGATGGAATAATATTGTACACGGTGGAATAATATCGACGATTTTAGATGAATTGAGCACCTGGGCAGCTGTTAGATTAGGATACAAGGTAGTAACAGCTCAGCTAACGGTAAAATTTAAAAAACCTATTTATATAGGTACCAATGTAATGGTGTCTGCTAGAGTGACTGAAGACAAGGGACGTCTAATTTATGCCCAATCTCAAATAGAAAGTATCGACAAAACCATATTATATGCTACTGGGTTGGCTACTTTATCAATTATAAGATGA
- the smpB gene encoding SsrA-binding protein SmpB — MSSFSPIIENRKARFEYEILETLETGIELKGTEVKSLRLGKASFSGSYCQVEKGELWIYDFHISPYEQGNIFNLDPKRKRKLLAHRGEIFRLYNAVKRKGLTLIPLKLYWKRGMAKVQVGLARGKKLYDKRESIKKRTMEKESRRGDY, encoded by the coding sequence ATGAGCAGTTTTTCCCCTATAATAGAAAACAGAAAAGCACGATTTGAATACGAGATACTTGAAACTCTTGAAACTGGGATAGAGCTCAAGGGTACAGAAGTAAAGTCGCTTCGCCTTGGCAAAGCTTCTTTTTCTGGGTCGTATTGTCAAGTTGAAAAGGGAGAGCTTTGGATATATGATTTTCACATATCCCCCTATGAACAGGGGAATATTTTTAATCTTGATCCTAAAAGAAAGAGGAAACTTCTTGCGCACAGAGGTGAAATATTTAGGTTATATAATGCTGTAAAGCGTAAGGGACTTACATTAATACCACTAAAGCTATATTGGAAAAGAGGAATGGCAAAAGTTCAAGTTGGGCTTGCTAGGGGTAAAAAGTTATATGATAAAAGAGAGAGTATCAAAAAAAGAACAATGGAAAAGGAAAGTAGGAGAGGAGACTACTAA
- the sppA gene encoding signal peptide peptidase SppA: MFKRLGLAFAFLLVLIVVFSLGYISAKLKPPGVKVGYIEINGTINNQTSESVSSAIRKAKQDPNIRGILLRVNSPGGSVGASQEIFETLMNYKESTGRPIIVSMGDVAASGGYYVSIAGDKIFALPSTLTGSIGVISNILDIHDLMKKIGVKEETLKTGEYKDTGSIFRSLTPQDKEYLMGLIGDAYGQFLYDVSTRRNIPIDKLRTIADGRVFSGAKAKSLGLIDELGTLNDTIDYMKNLLGAKKITLEKLNNKGILEELMGTSSKTDIEQKNFLIYALSVLKNSLLK, translated from the coding sequence ATGTTTAAAAGGCTTGGTTTGGCATTTGCTTTTCTTCTAGTATTAATTGTCGTTTTTTCTTTGGGATACATCTCAGCAAAACTCAAACCACCCGGAGTAAAAGTGGGTTACATCGAAATTAATGGGACAATAAACAATCAAACAAGTGAATCTGTATCATCAGCAATTAGAAAGGCCAAGCAAGATCCAAATATCAGGGGAATATTATTAAGGGTAAATAGCCCTGGCGGTTCGGTTGGCGCCAGCCAGGAAATATTTGAAACTCTAATGAATTACAAAGAAAGCACAGGAAGGCCTATCATTGTATCCATGGGAGATGTAGCTGCTTCTGGTGGTTATTACGTATCTATAGCTGGCGATAAAATTTTTGCCTTACCATCTACTCTTACGGGTAGTATTGGGGTAATTTCCAACATATTAGACATTCACGATCTCATGAAAAAAATTGGAGTAAAAGAAGAAACGCTAAAAACAGGTGAATACAAGGATACAGGCTCTATATTTAGATCTCTTACACCACAAGACAAAGAATATTTGATGGGGCTTATCGGAGACGCATATGGTCAATTTTTATACGACGTTTCAACAAGACGCAATATACCAATTGATAAACTAAGAACCATTGCTGATGGCAGAGTATTTTCTGGAGCAAAAGCAAAGTCTCTTGGGTTAATAGATGAACTTGGTACGCTTAACGACACCATAGATTATATGAAAAATCTATTAGGAGCTAAAAAGATTACATTAGAAAAATTAAACAATAAAGGTATTTTAGAAGAACTTATGGGCACTTCCTCAAAAACAGATATAGAACAAAAAAACTTTTTGATATATGCTCTATCTGTTTTAAAAAACAGTTTACTAAAATAA
- a CDS encoding cupin domain-containing protein, whose protein sequence is MSKIGNSSEVKSEKMEVDGAKGASIKWLITPKDGAPNFSMRLIIIEPNGQSPAHSHDFEHEMFILEGEATVVSDNSETKVSEGSFIFIKPGEFHTVKNTGTKVCKFLCMIPNYSIK, encoded by the coding sequence GTGTCTAAAATTGGCAATTCATCTGAAGTTAAAAGCGAAAAGATGGAAGTAGACGGTGCAAAGGGTGCAAGCATTAAATGGCTTATAACGCCTAAAGACGGTGCACCTAATTTTTCAATGAGATTGATCATTATTGAACCAAATGGACAAAGCCCCGCTCATTCGCACGATTTTGAGCACGAGATGTTTATATTAGAAGGAGAAGCAACTGTAGTCTCAGATAACTCAGAGACAAAAGTATCAGAGGGATCATTTATTTTTATAAAGCCAGGAGAATTTCATACAGTTAAAAATACTGGAACAAAAGTTTGCAAGTTTCTGTGTATGATACCAAATTATTCCATAAAGTAA
- a CDS encoding cupin domain-containing protein, with translation MLPRLKNLNKLVFERKNGINKKVVFSPNTDGNHFLSLHLYEGVPGEEIKLDTEVGDEIIVVINGSLKVNINDIEYHIKKDMSILLPSGRSYQLIIEGGEPLKAFVIGCEQCLLANEQKKEYELIKG, from the coding sequence ATGTTACCAAGATTAAAAAATTTAAACAAACTAGTTTTTGAAAGAAAAAATGGCATAAATAAAAAGGTTGTCTTTTCTCCAAACACAGATGGCAATCATTTTTTGTCATTACATCTATATGAGGGAGTACCAGGAGAAGAAATCAAACTCGATACAGAAGTAGGCGATGAAATAATTGTTGTAATTAATGGGAGTTTGAAAGTAAATATTAATGATATTGAATATCATATAAAAAAGGATATGTCTATTCTTTTACCATCAGGCAGAAGCTACCAACTTATAATCGAAGGAGGAGAACCACTAAAGGCTTTTGTAATAGGTTGTGAGCAATGTCTTCTCGCAAACGAACAAAAAAAAGAATACGAATTAATAAAAGGATAA